One Arachis hypogaea cultivar Tifrunner chromosome 18, arahy.Tifrunner.gnm2.J5K5, whole genome shotgun sequence genomic window, acgtaaggtattacttggacgacccagtgcacttgctggttagtggtacgagttgtgaaaaatgTGATTCATAATTTGTGCACCAGTGTTCAATTTTGACTTTCTGACAAGTTAGGCACTTGGAAACATGCAACACCACATCATTTTTCATTCCTGGCTACCAGAACATCATTTTTAGGTCTTGGTACATCTTGGTGCTTCCCGGATGAATGGAGAACCCACTATTGTGAGCTTCCTCCGATATGCTCTATCGCTAATTCCCGACATCTTGCACAATTATCCAACCCTTGAACCTCCACAACCCATCTTtatcttctgacactctccattgCTTGCCTTTCTCAATCGCCGGCAAAATCTTATACAATTCTTGGTCATTCTAATGAGCCTTTAGTAGTTCGGCCTTGAAGTCGCCTGAAATCTGTAACTGGCTTAGGCATAAAGTCCCAAACTCTTCTCTGATTCCCAGTTTCAATCCTTGGAAGGCTTTTAGcaattcttcctctcttagcatcaTCCATGCAGCACATAGGGATTTCCTACTCAGGGCATCCGCCaccacattcgcctttcccggatggtagtTTTGCTCGAAGTCATAATCCTTTAGGATTTCCATCCACTCCCCTCTGACGCATATTCTACTCTTTTTGTTCAAataggtacttcaagctcttatggtCCGAGAAGACTTGGAATTTCACACCATAGAGATAATTCTTCCAAATTTTTAAAGCAAAGACAACGGCAGCAAGCTCCAAATCCTGAGTTGGATAGTTTCTTTCATGTGGCCTTAACTGACGTGAGGCATAAGCTACAACTTTGTGATGCTGCATTAACACGCATCCTAAACCCTTCAAGGACGCATCACAGTATACCTCGAATTGTTCTCTTGGCTCAGGCAACACTAACACAGGGGCGGTAGTCAATCTCTGCTTTAAGGCAAGGAAACTCTCCTCGCACTCAAGAGTCCACACAAAAGGAACATCCTTCCTAGTCAGCTTGGTCAAAGGCAAAGCGAGCTGTGAAAACCCTTTAATGAACCTCCGATAATAACCCACTAAGCCTAAgaaactcctgatctctgtcactgaagtcggtcgctcccaattcatcactgccTCAACCTTAGTAGGATCCACTGCTATTCCTTGCTTACTCACCACATAACCAAGAAATTTCACTTCAGATTTTCAGAACTCACACTTGGATAGCTTGGCATACAACTTCCTATCCTTCAGGATTTGCAGCTCTGTTCGCAAGTGTTCTACATGCTCATCATCTGTCTTAGAGTAGATAAGAATGTCGTCGATaaacacaacaacaaacttaTCCAGATATGCATGGAAAAtcctattcatgtaatccatgaatatcgCTGGAGCATTAGTCAGTCCGAAGGACATTACTGTGTTTTCATAGTGGCCATAGCATGTTCTGAAGGCAGTTTTAGGAATATCCTCATCTCTGACCCTTATCTGGTGGTATCCGGATCGTAGATCAATCTTAGAGAACACACCGGCTCCTTGTAACTAGCCTATCAGGTCATCAATCCTTGGAAATGGGTATTTATTCATCACAGTAATCTTATTCAGCTGCCGATAATCCACACATAATCGTATACTCCCAtttttcttcttcaccagtaatactggcgcaccccacggagatacacttggtcggataaagttcttacccaacagatcctccAGTTGAGACTTCAATTCGGTCATTTCTtgaggtgacatcctataaggagcactcgagATTGGTCCAGCCCCAGGTACTAACTCAATGGCAAACTCAACTTCTCGGTTAGGTGTAAACTCCTCAATATCATCAGGAAAGACCTCTGAAAACTCACACACAATCGGGATTTGCTCCAAGCTTTGaacatcacccgaaacacccacaGCTAACAACAATATTCCCTGACATTCGACCCTAGAACAGTTCACTGTCATGGAATTCAGGTAGTAGTTATTCACCACCACCGGCCCTTCTGTGTCCTCTGGCATAAAACACACTATTTTTGCAGAGCAATCCAGTAGAACATGGTTcatagataaccagtccaatcccagaatgagatcaagaccagtcatcggCAAACAAATTAGGTTATGCACGAAGTCACGCTGTTGTATTCGAAAAGAAACTTGGGGGAACCCTAACCTAGTCACCATAGCCTCGTGGGTGGCATTATACACCTTTAAGTCATATCCTAGGACTACTATTTTCAACCCTAACTCATCAgccttctcaaatgcaataaatgaatctgtagctccagaatcaaacaaagcattCAAACTTTTACCAGCCATCTCACAGttacctctaatcagtgtctcTGAACCCGCAGCGCCTACTGAAGAAGTAGTGTACACTCTCCCTGGCTATTGCACTCTACCTGTCTCATACCTCTTCTTCTCTGGAAAACTGTTAGCCAAGTGTCCCTACAGGAATAACAGACTCCAGTCCCAAACCTACATGACTCAGAATGGTACTTCCCATATCTGTGGCAACTCACATCTTCCTGTGGCTGCTTCCTCTGTCTCTTTCCCTGGTTATTCTGAGGGACAAAGCTGCC contains:
- the LOC112769998 gene encoding uncharacterized protein, producing the protein MTITEYTSKFEELCHFSRICQGAPEDFAEWKCIKYEGGPRSDIQSFVAPMEIRVFSELVNKSRVVEECVRRAVAEKGNSFIAFEKADELGLKIVVLGYDLKVYNATHEAMVTRLGFPQVSFRIQQRDFVHNLICLPMTGLDLILGLDWLSMNHVLLDCSAKIVCFMPEDTEGPVVVNNYYLNSMTVNCSRVECQGILLLAVGVSGDVQSLEQIPIVCEFSEVFPDDIEEFTPNREVEFAIELVPGAGPISSAPYRMSPQEMTELKSQLEDLLAIFMDYMNRIFHAYLDKFVVVFIDDILIYSKTDDEHVEHLRTELQILKDRKLYAKLSKCEF